A single region of the Acanthopagrus latus isolate v.2019 chromosome 11, fAcaLat1.1, whole genome shotgun sequence genome encodes:
- the zranb2 gene encoding zinc finger Ran-binding domain-containing protein 2 isoform X2: MSGKSFRVSDGDWICPDKKCGNVNFARRTSCNRCGREKTTEAKMMKAGGTEIGKTLAEKSRGLFSANDWQCKTCGNVNWARRSECNMCNTPKYAKLEERTGYGGGFNERENVEYIEREESDGEYDEFGRKKKKYRGKTSSTSSSKDGEKKEVAAKAEDDEEEDEEDDEEGDLSKYKLDDDDEDEDGDLSKYDLDASEDDDDKPAKKKGSRSGSSRSRSSSRSSSSSSRSRSRSRSRSSSSSRSGSRSRSHSRSSSRSGKGSSPRKRSRSPSSSPERRQKRSRSRSSSGGRKRRRSRSRSSERCRGQSSGSSHSGSSSKKK; this comes from the exons atgtcGGGGAAGAGTTTTCGAGTCAGCGACGGGGACTGGATTTGTCCGGATAAAAA GTGTGGAAACGTGAACTTTGCCAGAAGAACTAGTTGTAACAGATGTGGCAGGG AGAAAACCACAGAGGCAAAGATGATGAAAGCAGGAGGAACAGAGATCGGGAAAACTCTGGCTGAGAAGAGTAGAGGCCTCTTTAGTGCAAATGACTGGCAATGCAAAac ATGTGGCAATGTGAATTGGGCAAGGAGATCAGAGTGCAACATGTGTAACACACCGAAATATGCCAAGCTTGAAGAGAGAACAG GTTATGGTGGAGGTTTCAATGAAAGGGAGAACGTGGAATACATTGAACGGGAAGAATCTGATGGCGAATATGATGAG TTcggaaggaaaaagaaaaagtaccGCGGGAAGACCAGTAGCACGTCTTCCTCAAAAGACggtgaaaagaaagaagtagCAGCAAAAGCTGAAGATgacgaggaggaagatgaggaggatgatgaagagggtGACCTTTCCAAATACAAGTTGGAT gatgatgatgaagatgaagacggAGACCTGTCGAAGTACGACCTGGACGCcagtgaggatgatgatgacaagCCAGCCAAGAAAAAGGGCAGCCGCTCTGGCTCTTCCCGTTCCCGCTCGTCCTCgcgctcctccagctccagttctCGGTCGAGGTCCAG GTCCCGCTCTAGAAGCTCATCCAGTTCCAGATCTGGATCTCGCTCGAGGTCCCATTCCAG ATCCAGCTCCAGGTCTGGAAAGGGCTCCTCTCCCCGGAAGAGGTCCCgctcaccctcctcctcacctgagaggagacagaagcgCAGTCGCTCCAGGTCCTCAtctggagggagaaagaggaggcgTTCTAGATCACGTTCGTCCGAAAG GTGCCGCGGCCAGTCCTCTGGATCCTCCCATTCTGGCTCCAgttcaaaaaagaaataa
- the zranb2 gene encoding zinc finger Ran-binding domain-containing protein 2 isoform X1, with product MSGKSFRVSDGDWICPDKKCGNVNFARRTSCNRCGREKTTEAKMMKAGGTEIGKTLAEKSRGLFSANDWQCKTCGNVNWARRSECNMCNTPKYAKLEERTGYGGGFNERENVEYIEREESDGEYDEFGRKKKKYRGKTSSTSSSKDGEKKEVAAKAEDDEEEDEEDDEEGDLSKYKLDDDDEDEDGDLSKYDLDASEDDDDKPAKKKGSRSGSSRSRSSSRSSSSSSRSRSRSRSRSSSSSRSGSRSRSHSRSSSRSGKGSSPRKRSRSPSSSPERRQKRSRSRSSSGGRKRRRSRSRSSERFGFLWNTTMALLIISHLSPRLWEFSFTEICSQFALL from the exons atgtcGGGGAAGAGTTTTCGAGTCAGCGACGGGGACTGGATTTGTCCGGATAAAAA GTGTGGAAACGTGAACTTTGCCAGAAGAACTAGTTGTAACAGATGTGGCAGGG AGAAAACCACAGAGGCAAAGATGATGAAAGCAGGAGGAACAGAGATCGGGAAAACTCTGGCTGAGAAGAGTAGAGGCCTCTTTAGTGCAAATGACTGGCAATGCAAAac ATGTGGCAATGTGAATTGGGCAAGGAGATCAGAGTGCAACATGTGTAACACACCGAAATATGCCAAGCTTGAAGAGAGAACAG GTTATGGTGGAGGTTTCAATGAAAGGGAGAACGTGGAATACATTGAACGGGAAGAATCTGATGGCGAATATGATGAG TTcggaaggaaaaagaaaaagtaccGCGGGAAGACCAGTAGCACGTCTTCCTCAAAAGACggtgaaaagaaagaagtagCAGCAAAAGCTGAAGATgacgaggaggaagatgaggaggatgatgaagagggtGACCTTTCCAAATACAAGTTGGAT gatgatgatgaagatgaagacggAGACCTGTCGAAGTACGACCTGGACGCcagtgaggatgatgatgacaagCCAGCCAAGAAAAAGGGCAGCCGCTCTGGCTCTTCCCGTTCCCGCTCGTCCTCgcgctcctccagctccagttctCGGTCGAGGTCCAG GTCCCGCTCTAGAAGCTCATCCAGTTCCAGATCTGGATCTCGCTCGAGGTCCCATTCCAG ATCCAGCTCCAGGTCTGGAAAGGGCTCCTCTCCCCGGAAGAGGTCCCgctcaccctcctcctcacctgagaggagacagaagcgCAGTCGCTCCAGGTCCTCAtctggagggagaaagaggaggcgTTCTAGATCACGTTCGTCCGAAAGGTTTGGGTTTCTGTGGAATACCACAATGGCACTGCTTATTATTAGCCATCTGTCGCCTCGCTTATGGGAATTCAGTTTTACAGAAATATGTTCACAGTTTGCCTTGttatag